The Gottschalkia purinilytica genome segment AACTTATTAAGATATAGATGGTTACTAATATATCTTACTGGAGCTAGTCCTATTGTACACAAGACTTATGATGAAAAAATAATTAATAATATGAAAAATATTAATGAAGAAAGTTACCATATTGAAGACATAGTATCCTTTAGAAATGGAAGCTATGGATATAAAAATGAAAAAGATTTCATTATATCATATGACAATGTTGAGTCATACGTTAGAGATATAGAAGAGCTTATTAGTAGCGGTGAATTGGATAGTGCTAGAGAATTTTATAGTCCTGTAAGACTTAAAGCAGAGGAAAATAAAGATACACTAAATTCTCTTTTAAAAGATGGAATTAAATATTTAGAATTAAGATTTATAGATCTAAATCCATTTAATAAAAATGGAATAGACTTAGAAACTTTGTATTTAGTACATTTACTAGTTCTATTTAGTTTGTTCCAGGAAGATGAACCTTTTGATGAAGAAAGTCAAAAGGTAGCATATAAAAATCATGAGTTAGTAGCATCTTTTGGAAGGAATAAAAACTTAGAGCTATATGAGAACTTTAATACAAAAAACTTATTATGTAATATGGGAAAAAATATATTTGAAGAGATAAGAAAATTAATATCAGTCATAGGGGAAAAAGAAGAATTCTTAATAAAAGTAGTAGATGATGCTATTGACAAGCTTGAAAATCCAAATAAAACTATAGCAAATAAAATAGTAGAAAAAGTATTAGAAAAATCCTACATGGATTTTCACATAGAGCTAGCTAAAGAATACCTTAAAGAAAGTAAAGAAAACGAATTTAAGCTTACAGGATATGAGGATCTAGAATTATCTACTCAAGTGCTTTTAAAAGCTTCTATAAAAAGAGGAATTAAGTTTGAAATCTTAGACAGAAAAGATAACTTTATAGCACTAGATAATGGTAAAAAAGTAGAATACACTAAACAAGCTACTAAAACTTCACTTGATCCTTATAGTTCTGTAATGATAATGGAGAATAAATTGGTTACAAAACATGTTTTAGATAAAGTAGGAATTAGAGTTCCAATAGGAAAAGATTATTTTAATAGTTCATCTGCTAAGAAAGATTTTACTTTATTTAAGGACAAAAGTATCGTTATAAAGCCTAAATTTACGAACTTTGGGGTAGGAATTACTATCTTTAAAGATACATTTTCTAAAGAAAGTTATGAAAGAGCTATAGACATTGCATTTGAACACGATGATTCTATTTTAATTGAAGAATTTTTAAAAGGAAATGAATATAGATTTCTTGTACTAGGGGATAAAGTTGAAGGTGTACTTAATAGAGTACCAGCTAATGTTGTTGGAGATGGAAAAAGCAGTATAGAAGAATTAATTAATAGAAAAAATAGTAGTCCTCTTAGAGGTGAAGGACATAGAACACCACTTGAAATAATAACTATTGGTGAGATTGAAAAAATGTTTTTAAATCAACAAGGAAAAGATATAAATTATGTTCCTTTAGATGGAGAAACAGTATACCTAAGAGAGAATTCTAATATAAGTACAGGTGGAGATAGTATAGATTGTACAGAAGATATACTAAAAAGCTATAAGGATATTGCTATTAAAGCTGCAAAAACAGTAGGAGCTTCTATTTGTGGTGTGGATATGATTATTGAAGATATATCTCAAGATGCTACTAAAGATAATTATGGAATAATTGAGCTTAACTTTAATCCCGCTGTATATATGCACTGTTATCCATATAAAGGTGTTAATAGGAATATTGGAGAAAAGATATTAGATCTTTTAGATTTATAAGTACTAACTACTTAAAAATTACTTAAGTTAGATACTTGAAAAGAATTAAATACTGTGATATATTACTGTTAAACTTAATAATGGTGATGGAGTTCACCAGAATCGCTGAATGCTAATGACTCCTACAAGAAATACTATGGTATACTTGTAGGAGTTTTTTATGTTTTTGAACTTATTTTATTAAGGAGGTTTATAATATGGCTACAAGTTTAGCAATTATTATGTTATTAGGAATGATGGCAAATTGGATTTTTTCTAAGTTAAGGCTTCCAGGACTTCTAGGAATGCTAATATTAGGAGTGTTGATAGGTCCTTATGGACTTAATTTACTTGATATTGAAATGATGAAGATATCTGGAGACCTTAGAAAAATTGCTTTAATAATTATTTTATTAAGAGCAGGGCTAGGTATAAATAAAAATGATTTAAAAAAAGTAGGGAAAACAGCTATTAAATTAAGTTGTATACCAGGATTAATAGAGGGATTTACAATTGCATTTATATCTATAAAAGTTTTAGGATTTTCTTTTATACAAGGAGGTATGTTAGGATTCATTATAGCAGCAGTTTCACCAGCTGTAGTAACACCACAAATGATAAATCTTATGGAAGAAAAAATAGGGACTAATAAAGGAATTCCAACCTTAATATTAGCAGGAGCTTCTATAGATGATGTTTTTGCAATAACAATATTTAGTACGTTTTTAGGGCTATATGGTGGTAAAAATATAAATATAGCTATGAAGATACTAGGTATTCCAATATCAATAATACTAGGAATTGTATTAGGAGTTGTTGTTGGACTTATAATAATTAGAATACTAAAGAAATTTGATATACATGATACTAAAAAGATTTTGATTGTACTTGGATTAGCTATATTACTTACTACATTAGAAAATATATTAAAAAATAAAATTGAGATAGCTTCTTTGCTAGGTGTTATGACTATAGGATTCATAATCTTTGATAAGGCACCTAACTTAGGAAAAACTTTATCTGTAAAGTTTAATAAAATATGGACATTTGCTGAAATACTTTTATTTGTTTTAGTAGGAGCTGAAGTAAATACTAGTATAGCATTAGAGGCAGGAGTTAAAGGCGTTGTTATAATATTAGTAGGATTAATTGGAAGAAGTATAGGAGTGATGATATCAGTTATAGGGACTAATTTAAGTTGGAAAGAAAGGCTATTTTGCATTATATCATATTTACCTAAAGCTACAGTACAAGCAGCTATGGGAGCTATCCCATTATCAATGGGAGTTAAATCAGGAGACATCATACTTGCAATAGCTATTCTATCTATAATAATTACAGCACCTTTAGGTGCATTAGGAATTAGTATAACTTCTAATAAGCTATTAACAAAAGAAGCCGAATAAATAAAAAAGTTTTTTAACTATTATTATAAAAATTTGATAAAATTAGAGGAAAAGACTAGAAGGATGTTTTATATCACATATTAAGAGATAGAAACTTAGTAATAGGAAGAATCTATTTTAAATGAGAAACTTTAAGGAAGTGAAAATAAATGTATCCTAAAATATTAGTAGGAGAAATGGCTAGACTTCATAATATTTCATCTCAAACTTTAAGATATTATGATAAGATAGGCTTATTTAAACCAGCATATATTGATGAAAATAATAATTATCGTTACTATGGTATAGAGCAATTTGCCTATCTTGATTCTATTCTTTTTCTTAAAGAATTAGGAATGCCTTTAGAAGATATAAGACAATACTTTGAAAATCGTAATTTAAATACAGTAATAGATATATTA includes the following:
- the gshAB gene encoding bifunctional glutamate--cysteine ligase GshA/glutathione synthetase GshB — translated: MDVKGLDKEIIKYICENNLERDLLKGNFGIEKENVRVDKNGRLSTTPHPKVFGDRLNNLYITTDFAESQVEMVTPVVDTLEETYEFLDNLQNIVSLELEEELLWPQSNPPILPDDEKIYIANFNDTSDGKEARRYRDTLAEKYGKKIQLISGIHYNFSLKDKFLDNLYKEFGKGLTFTDFKNKVYLKIAKNLLRYRWLLIYLTGASPIVHKTYDEKIINNMKNINEESYHIEDIVSFRNGSYGYKNEKDFIISYDNVESYVRDIEELISSGELDSAREFYSPVRLKAEENKDTLNSLLKDGIKYLELRFIDLNPFNKNGIDLETLYLVHLLVLFSLFQEDEPFDEESQKVAYKNHELVASFGRNKNLELYENFNTKNLLCNMGKNIFEEIRKLISVIGEKEEFLIKVVDDAIDKLENPNKTIANKIVEKVLEKSYMDFHIELAKEYLKESKENEFKLTGYEDLELSTQVLLKASIKRGIKFEILDRKDNFIALDNGKKVEYTKQATKTSLDPYSSVMIMENKLVTKHVLDKVGIRVPIGKDYFNSSSAKKDFTLFKDKSIVIKPKFTNFGVGITIFKDTFSKESYERAIDIAFEHDDSILIEEFLKGNEYRFLVLGDKVEGVLNRVPANVVGDGKSSIEELINRKNSSPLRGEGHRTPLEIITIGEIEKMFLNQQGKDINYVPLDGETVYLRENSNISTGGDSIDCTEDILKSYKDIAIKAAKTVGASICGVDMIIEDISQDATKDNYGIIELNFNPAVYMHCYPYKGVNRNIGEKILDLLDL
- a CDS encoding cation:proton antiporter, translating into MATSLAIIMLLGMMANWIFSKLRLPGLLGMLILGVLIGPYGLNLLDIEMMKISGDLRKIALIIILLRAGLGINKNDLKKVGKTAIKLSCIPGLIEGFTIAFISIKVLGFSFIQGGMLGFIIAAVSPAVVTPQMINLMEEKIGTNKGIPTLILAGASIDDVFAITIFSTFLGLYGGKNINIAMKILGIPISIILGIVLGVVVGLIIIRILKKFDIHDTKKILIVLGLAILLTTLENILKNKIEIASLLGVMTIGFIIFDKAPNLGKTLSVKFNKIWTFAEILLFVLVGAEVNTSIALEAGVKGVVIILVGLIGRSIGVMISVIGTNLSWKERLFCIISYLPKATVQAAMGAIPLSMGVKSGDIILAIAILSIIITAPLGALGISITSNKLLTKEAE